In Conger conger chromosome 12, fConCon1.1, whole genome shotgun sequence, one DNA window encodes the following:
- the cacfd1 gene encoding calcium channel flower homolog isoform X1 — translation MSATEQPAPANKANTDDDGMSWWYRWICKIGGVIGGISCAVAGVWNCVTVNPLNIAAGVWMVLNACVLFLCEVPFCCQFIDFANAVAARADRLKPWQKAIFYCGMALFPVFLSFSITTLFGNAIAFATGVLYGLASLGKKGDAVGYARLQHEKQADEEKLTGTTDGEPQ, via the exons ATGAGCGCCACTGAGCAACCTGCCCCTGCCAACAAGGCCAACACCGACGATGATGGCATGTCTTGGTGGTATAGATGGATCTGCAAGATCGGTGGTGTCATCGGCGGAATCT CCTGTGCCGTGGCAGGAGTGTGGAACTGCGTCACCGTTAACCCCCTCAACATCGCAGCGGGTGTGTGGATGGT CCTGAACGCCTGCGTGCTCTTCCTGTGTGAAGTCCCTTTCTGCTGTCAGTTCATCGACTTCGCCAACGCCGTGGCAGCCAGGGCCGACCGACTGAAGCCCTGGCAGAAAGCCATCTTCTACTGCGG GATGGCGCTGTTTCCTGTCTTTCTGAGTTTTTCCATCACCACGTTATTTGGGAACGCGATCGCCTTCGCAACAGGGGTCCTGTACGGACTGGCATCACTGGGAAAGAA GGGAGACGCCGTGGGCTACGCCCGGCTCCAGCACGAGAAACAGGCGGACGAGGAGAAGCTCACGGGGACAACTGACGGGGAGCCACAGtaa
- the cacfd1 gene encoding calcium channel flower homolog isoform X2 produces MSATEQPAPANKANTDDDGMSWWYRWICKIGGVIGGISCAVAGVWNCVTVNPLNIAAGVWMVLNACVLFLCEVPFCCQFIDFANAVAARADRLKPWQKAIFYCGMALFPVFLSFSITTLFGNAIAFATGVLYGLASLGKKLAS; encoded by the exons ATGAGCGCCACTGAGCAACCTGCCCCTGCCAACAAGGCCAACACCGACGATGATGGCATGTCTTGGTGGTATAGATGGATCTGCAAGATCGGTGGTGTCATCGGCGGAATCT CCTGTGCCGTGGCAGGAGTGTGGAACTGCGTCACCGTTAACCCCCTCAACATCGCAGCGGGTGTGTGGATGGT CCTGAACGCCTGCGTGCTCTTCCTGTGTGAAGTCCCTTTCTGCTGTCAGTTCATCGACTTCGCCAACGCCGTGGCAGCCAGGGCCGACCGACTGAAGCCCTGGCAGAAAGCCATCTTCTACTGCGG GATGGCGCTGTTTCCTGTCTTTCTGAGTTTTTCCATCACCACGTTATTTGGGAACGCGATCGCCTTCGCAACAGGGGTCCTGTACGGACTGGCATCACTGGGAAAGAA ACTTGCCTCATAA